CTTCCACCAAAAATACATCATTTAATCCATCACCATTTGGAGTAAATGCATTTGGTGCATACATCAAGTATACAGGGTTTACCGTTAAAAATTCCACTACTGTATCTTTACAACCATACATGTTTGTAATGGTTAATTCAACCGGATATACTCCTTCAGTAGTGTATGAATAAACTGGATTTTGTGCAATAGACGTTGCTCCCGGCTGGAATACCCAAGCCCAGTTGGTAATCGGACTTGCACTCGAGCTCATGTCATAAAAGTTTACAGTCGGTTCAATGATATCCACAGGATTCGGATTCATTGTAAATGCTGCAACCGGTCGAGCATGGATAGTTATCAAGTTCGTACTTACTACATTTTGAACACAACCAAGTGTATTGGTGTAGGTCATTGATACCGTATACACTCCAGTTGGATATTGATACGTAGGATTTGACAAATGTGATGTATCTGCAAAAGTAGTTAACACTCCGAAATCCCAATAAAATACACCACCCGGTTGATCTGTTGTACCAACAAAAGAAATCGTTGTTGGATCACAACCTTCCGTTGTATCTGTAGTAAATGAAATGACAGGTAATGCCACAACGGTTACTAATGCAGTATCATTTGTACCACATAGTCCAGGAATGGTATAGGTAATTGTATGAACCCCTGCACCTGCTGTTGCCGGATCAAATGTTCCAGTAGCAGCATTTGTAATTCCTGTACCGGTCCAAGTACCACCTGGTGAAGCAGCTACCATATTGAATGCTGGTGCACTGATACACATAGCACCTACATTGGTAATGGTTGCATTGTATACCGCTAAAACAGTAACAATTACAGTATCAACTGCAGGACATGGTCCCGAAATAGTATAGGTGATTGTATGCGTTCCAATACCTGCAATAGCCGGATTGAATGTTCCTAAACCTACGCTGGTAATACCAGTGCCTGTCCATGCACCACCAGCATCAACAGCTGTTAAATTGAAAGCTGGAGAAGCCACACAAAGCGGTCCAACAGGCGTAATGGTTGCATCAAAAACAGGATTTACAGTAACAATAACAGTATCTGTAGAAGGACAAGTTCCTGCAATATCATATTGAATGGTGAATGCACCAGCCGTTGTAGGATCAAATGTTCCTAGAGCGGTATTTGTAATTCCAGTCCCAGACCAAACTCCGCCCGGAGCTCCAGCAACTAAGTTGAATGGTGCAGTTCCTTCACATACCGCTGCAGGCTGTGTAATGGTTGCACTCGCGCTACCCAAGACTGTAATATTTAACGTATCAATATTATTACAAGGATTGTTGGTATAATAAGTAATCAAGTGTGTACCAGGTCCGGCAATAGCAGGATCAAATGTTCCAAGTGTTGGACTGGTAATTCCTGTTCCAAGCCATGTTCCACCTGTTGAATCGACAGCAAGTGCAAAGGCTGGAGTAGTTTGGCAGACCGGTGCTACCGGAACAATTACAGGATTATTACCTGTACTTGGTGTTACAAGAACCACAAATGTTAATGTAACTGGGTTTACACATGTATTTAATGGAGTTCCTGTTGCTGTATACGTTGTTGTAACAATAGGATTCGCAATAACAGATGGGCCAGTCGGTGGCGTTAAACCTGCTGTTGGTGTCCATGTCCAAGTATAATCTCCTACAATCGGACCAGTAATTGAAATAGGCACTGCCGAACCGCATGTTCTAACTGTGTCCACATATGGAGTACATACGGAAGGAGGAGATGTAGCCGATCCAGGATATGTAAAATACAATGAGTTGTTGATGGCATTGTTTGCTGAAGCAGCATCCAAAATTACCAAGAACTTAAATGTTTCTGTTGCTCCCGGAGCTAAATTGGTAATCTTATACGCCAAAGAAATAGCCTCATCTGCGGTGTTGGTTGAACCCGGTGCTTGTGTAAAGCCTACGTTGTTCCAAATATTGGATGCATCACGATTAGAGAAACCACCATAGGTTGCTCTCCAATTGGCACCAATTGCTGCAAATCCTAAATAGGAGTTCCATGGAGTTGCCTGAGTTGCTTGCACGTGTGCTAAGTTACATACCGAACTTGGTGGGTTGTCCACAATCGTATTTACAGTCGTAAATCCTGCACCAACCTCCTGATTATTATCTGGATCCACATTTCTGTAGTAATACAATTCAGGGATCATTGCACCTGTATTATTAGTAATGGATACGGTAGTTGTATAAAATAAATCGGTTTGCTGTAAAAAGTAGTTGATCTTAAAGTGAAGGTTTGTCCCTGAGGTTGCATCCCCTTCCCAATCTACATTGTAACAATTAAACACAGTGCTGTTTCCTGTAATTGCACCATTTATTTGTTGCAGGTAAGAACAGTTGTTTCCCGCCAAAGTGCCGGTAGCAGCTGAACCTGTTGTTCCGATTTCAAATCCCCAGCCGTTTTCCGGACTACCAGGAGTAAAAAAGTCACCATCGAATGCTGAACCTGCCCAAGCATTTAGCTGAGGATTGGCCACAAATCCAAATAAGTTATTTGCTGATCGCAAGTGCATACCTGCAGGAACAGGTGATGTTAAAACATCTACCCCTTCAAATCCGCCTATTCCGCGAATTCCATATTCAACACTTGTTCCTTTCACATAACCATCTGGTCCAACCATCGTGATTTGCGCTGTAGACAAGGCAACTTGAAAGAAAGAAAATACAGTTAAAGCTACTGCATTTAAAAACAATCGTTTATTTTTTTTGACTTTATTCATTGTAAAAAAGTGCTAAAACTGTTTCGGCTTAAAAAAATCTATCTGATTTAACATACAATAGACGATTAAATATCAGATATAGTTGCACAAAAGTAAGTTAAAATTGAATAAAATCTACAAATATCAAGGGGTAGTTAAAAGTATTATTAGGTTTCGAACCTATTGTTTTACAGATTGTTTTACAAAAAAGCCCCAAGGAAATTTCCGTGGGGCTTAAGATTCGTTTTTGAGGATAAAAATTAATGACGTTTCTGGAATAAGAAAGGATTCGCAGAGTTAAAACGAAGCATAATTTCCGGTCCACCTCTCAATGTACTTACTTTTGTTAAAGCAGAAGTATTGATATCGTAACTGAAACCAATCGCATATTGACCCATCTCAACCATCACATTTGCAATGATGGCATCTTTGTAACGATAATAAACACCTAAGCCAATAGAAGAACGTTTAATATAACCGGTGTATTTCGAGTCGTCTTTCAAATAATATTTCACCATTAAACCACCAATAATCTCGGTTGTTGGTCCTTGTTTTTGATAGATAAAACTAGGTGCAACACCTACATTAGAGCGAGGAATACCAATCAACAATTTTCCATGAACAACATATTTAGAAAATAATTTTTCATTTGTTCCCACTAAAAACTTTTGTTTTGGTTTGTTGATGTGAAACATGGCGAACCCTGCATCAGCTTTAATATGATTGTTTTCACCAATTGATGATTCTTCTTTAACATAATTCCACAATAAACCGGCTGCTACATCGGCATAAAAAAAGCTTCTGGAACCATACTGCTCCCCGTTTGCGATAGTTTGATCATAACCGGTAGAGCCGTTGTATTGATTAGAAAAAATAAGTTTCGAATAATCAATAGTTTTTTGAACACCACTTCCTTGTAACCCCAATGAAAAAGAAGAATGTTCTCCCCCTTTAATAAAAGTAGCAAAAGAAAGGTTCACCAAATTTGTTCCCATGTTTCCATCACCCGCTTTATCGCTGTAGAAAGAAAGTCCACCTGACAAACGATTGAACGACTTTTTAAACGTACGTGTTTTAAATGGATCCACTTTATCCCAGTTACTGGCTTTAAACTTCATATCGAAAGAAGCACCGAATGTTTTATAAGGAACAGTTACACTACGCCACTGATCTTTATAAATTACAGATGCTCTCATTACATATGAAGATCCTGTAAGAGCGGGGTTGAGTAAAGAAGGATTTTCATTGTATTGAGAAAAGTGTAAATCTTGCGAAAACACGTTTCCACCTACAATCAAAAAACCTCCTACTATTAAAATTACTTTTTTCATATATTCAATTTCTTCTTCCCTTTATTCTTTCAATAAACGCTTATCGCACAAGAGAAATGTTTCCTGTTCTGTTTGCTTCCACAACCCCAGTAGGGCTAATCGGTGTAGCACCAGCTGTTTCGTAAGTTGCTTTAATGAAGTAAACAAATACTGCAGGATCTAAGGCTTTACCTTTGTAAATACCATCCCAACAGAAATCCGGATCCGCTGATTCAAATACTTTTTCTCCCCAACGATCAAAAATCACGATGTTGAATTTTGAGATACAATCACCCCAACCATCTAAACAGAAGGCGTCATTCACACCGTCATTGTTCGGACTAAATGCATTTGGAACACCTAAGTTTCTGTTACTTGGACAAGGAATTTCAACATTCACTTTTACACAAGCACTATCAATACAACCCAATTCGGTTACAATTACACAGAATTCAGTTGTTTCAGGAGGAGTTGCAACAGTACTATCACAAGTTGGACAGCTTAAGTATGCACTAGGGCTCCATGAATAAGATGTTCCACCTGTTGCAAAAATCCAAGCGCCATCGCCAACCCAAATGGTTTGTTCTGGACCCATTAAAATAGATGGTAATGGATTAATGGTGAATGTTGCAGTACCTGTGCCTGCTGCATCACATGTTGCTGTATCCTGTGGAACTGTATAAGAAACCGTATACGTACCTGGAGTACTATTATTCACATCAATTACCCCTGTTGTTGGGTTGATAACTACACCTGAAGGTGAAGCTGAGAATATTCCTCCTGGTGTAAAGCCTGCTGCTAAAGTAGGAACTGCATCTGCAGTATCTGTTGCACAAACTGTAGGATAAGTGAAACCTAGTACTGGAATGATTTCTGGATTCACCACCAATGTAGTTGTACTCGATCCTGCCGGTCCGCAACCTGTTGCAGGGAATGAATATGTTATTGTATAAGTACCAGGAGAACTTGCAGACAAGTTAACGGCACCTGTTGTAGTACCAATAGATAATCCTGCAGGTGTTACACTGTATGAACCACCTGTAGTAAATCCTGGAACAGTTGTCAATGTAGGGTTAGCACCTGCAATACAAACTGGTGATGTATAGGATATACCTGTAGTTGGAGGAACTGTAGGGTTCACAACAACCAATTGTGTATCCACTGCAGTACAAGTACCAGCAATCGTATAGGTAACTGTAAACGTTCCTGCCAATGCCGGATCGAATAAACCTGTAGTCGGATTAATACATGTACCACATGTAGCAGACCATGTTCCACCTGTTGAGGCTGCCGTCATTGTATATGGTGCAGAACCTGCGCAAACCGCAGCCGGAGCTGTAATAGTTGGGTTTGAGCCGCTCACCGTAACCATCATGGTATCTGTTGAGTTACATGAATTAAGAGTTGTATAGGTTATTAAGTAAGTTCCAGCACCGGCAAGCGTTGGATTAAACACCCCGGTTGTTGCATTTAAACATGCACCACATGTAGGAGTGGAGGTCCAAGTACCACCAGCTGAATCGACTGCAAACGTGACCGGAGGATCCGAGACGCACATTGGTCCGACCGGGGTGATGTAAGGATTGCTTCCACCGCCCGGTGTAATCAAAACAACGAATGTTAACGATGCAGGAGTCACACACGAATTAAGCGGAGTTCCTGTTGCAATATAAGTAGTAGTTACTGATGGATTTGCAACTACAGAAGGACCTGTTGGTGGTGTTAAACCTGCAGTTGGTGTCCATGTCCAAGTATAATCTCCTACAATCGGACCGGTAATGGTAATAGGCACTGGTCCACCACACGTTCTAACTGTATCCACATAAGGAGTACAAACAGATGGAGGCGCAGTTCCAGAACCTGGATATGTAAAGTACAATGAGTTGTTAATCGCACCATTCGCAGCTGCTGCATCCAAAATGATTAAAAATTTGAATGTTTCTGTCGCTCCTGGAGCTAAATTGGTAATCTTATACGCCAATGAGATAGCCTCATCTGCGGTGTTTGTTGAACCTGGTGCTTGCGTAAAGCCAACGTTATTCCAAATATTGGACGCATCACGATTAGAGAAACCACCATAGGTTGCTCTCCAATTCGCACCAATTGCAGCAAATCCTAAATACGAGTTCCATGGTGTTGCCTGAGTTGCTTGAACGTGAGCCAAGTTACACAAAGAAGATGGAGGATTATCGACAATCGTATTTACAGTTGTAAATCCTGCACCAATCTCTTGGTTGTTATCCGGATCCACATTTCTGTAGTAATACAATTCAGGAATCATTGCTGATGTATTATTCGTAATCGATACAGTTGTTGTATAAAACAAATCCGTTTGTTGTAAAAAGTAGTTGATTTTAAAGTGAAGATTTGTTCCAGATGTTGCATCCCCTTCCCAATCCATGTTGTAACAGTTGAACACAGTACTGCTGCCGGTAATGGCACCATTTATTTGTTGTAAATACGAACAGTTATTTCCACCTAAAGTTCCTGTTGCAGCAGAACCGGTTGTTCCGATTTCAAATCCCCAACCGTTTTCCGGACTACCCGGGGTAAAAAAGTCACCATCGAATGCTGAACCTGCCCAAGCATTTAGCTGCGGGTTGGCCACAAATCCGAATAAGTTATTTGCCGAACGCAAGTGCATCGCTGCTGGAGGAGGAGACACCAAAGCATCAACACCTTCAAATCCGCCTAATCCACGAACACCAAACTCAATGCTTGTTCCTGCAACATAACCGTCCGGCCCTACCATTGTAATTTGAGCGTTTACATTCGTTTTAATAGCGCAGAATGCCAAAACCATTGCGCAACTAAGAAGAAATTTACTTTTTACCATTTTGTTTTATAATTTAATATTTCGACTATTCTATGTTTTTTTACTGATGAACGAGAGTATACATGCTGGTAGATGTCAAAAAACCATATATAGTTGCACGAAATTAAAATTTTATTTGCAAATCAGTGCATTTTTTTACAAGTTATTGTTTTTCAGCAATTTAACACAAAATCAAAACCAGCCATTCTACCCTGTTTTTAAGCTACAATTAAACTGAAACTTTTTCACGAAAAAGAAAACTTAAAAATGAATAAAACAGACGATTAATAAACAAGTATTTGGGGAATTTGTTCCCTATTTTAAAATGAGCCCGATTACTATTTTTATTCCTAAATATTTTGTGTACGTTTGTTCACGAAAAAACCGAAAATAATTTTATTCATTATGAGTAATACATCTGCAAATTTTATTCAATCATCACTCGGAAAAAAGCTATTAATGGGCTTAACAGGTCTGTTTTTGATTTCTTTTCTTGTTGTTCACGCAACATTGAACTCTTTTATTTTTGCCATGGATGGTGGCGAATTATTTAATCAAGGGGCACTTTTTATGGCAACCAACCCAATTATCCGCATCATGGAAATTGTGTTGTTTATCGGAATCGTTTTACACATCGTTCAAGCGTTAATTTTGACTTTGAAAAATCAAAAAGCTCGACCAGTAAAGTATGCTGTAACCGATGGCAAAGCAAATAGCAAATGGTATTCTCGCTCCATGGGAATTTTAGGTTCGTTACTGTTGATGTTTTTAGTTATTCACCTTTCTCATTTTTGGGTAGGCACGAAAGCAGCACAATTTGGAGGAACAATTCAAGAACACAATACTTATCTAGAAATTATTGAAGTATTTCACAATCCATTAAATGTTTTAGTGTATTTATTTGGTGTTATTTCTTTGGGATATCATTTAGCACATGGATTTCAATCTGCTTTTCAAACATTAGGACTCAATCATCCAAAATATACGCCTGTAATCAAAAAGTTGGGCCTTTGGTTTTCAATCATCATCACCATCGTTTTTGCTACAATGCCATTAACGGTGTTTTTTGGTTGTGTTAAATAAATCATCATTATTAGAATCGAAATTAGAATTTTCAAGATATGTCAAAATTAGATAGTAAAATTCCAGAAGGACCATTGGAGCAAAAATGGGAGAAATACAAATCTTCCGTTGCTCTTGTTAACCCTGCAAACAAAAGAAGTTTAGAAGTGATTGTTGTCGGTTCCGGATTAGCCGGTGCATCCGCAGCCTCTTCGCTTGCTGAAATGGGTTACAAAGTAAAAGTATTTTGTTTTCAAGATTCTGCCCGTAGAGCACACTCTATCGCTGCTCAAGGTGGTATCAATGCTGCAAAAAATTATCAGAACGATGGTGACAGCACCTATCGTTTGTTTTATGATACCATTAAAGGTGGTGACTACCGTGCCCGCGAAGCAAACGTATATCGTTTAGCATCTGTAAGTGCAAACATCATTGACCAATGTGTTGCAATGGGAGTTCCTTTGGCACGTGAATATGGCGGGATGTTGAGTAATCGATCTTTTGGTGGAACACAAGTACAACGTACCTTTTATGCAGCCGGACAAACCGGACAACAATTATTATTAGGAGCTTACAGTGGCTTACAACGTCAGGTAGGTTTAGGAACAGTAGAAATGTTTGCTCGTCATGAAATGTTAGATGTAGTAAACATTGATGGAAAATGCAGAGGAATCATTGCTCGCGATTTAATTTCCGGTAAGTTGGAACGTCATTTTGGTCATGCTGTTTTATTGTGTACCGGTGGCTACGGAAACGTATTTTATCTTTCCACCAATGCAATGGGCAGCAATGTAACCGCAGCATGGAAAGCACATAAAAAAGGAGCATTCTTCGGAAACCCTTGCTTCACACAAATTCATCCTACTTGTATTCCGGTTTCCGGAGATCACCAATCAAAATTGACATTGATGAGTGAATCGTTGCGTAACGATGGTAGAATTTGGGTTCCTAAAAAACAAGGTGATACACGCAAAGCAAATGAAATTCCGGAAGAAGAAAGAGATTATTATTTAGAGCGTAGATACCCGGCTTTCGGAAATCTTGTGCCTCGTGACGTTGCTTCACGTGCTGCAAAAGAGCGTTGTGATGCAGGTTACGGAGTAGGAGCTTCTAAAATGGCGGTATACTTAGATTACAAAGCAGCT
This portion of the Bacteroidota bacterium genome encodes:
- a CDS encoding gliding motility-associated C-terminal domain-containing protein, which codes for MNKVKKNKRLFLNAVALTVFSFFQVALSTAQITMVGPDGYVKGTSVEYGIRGIGGFEGVDVLTSPVPAGMHLRSANNLFGFVANPQLNAWAGSAFDGDFFTPGSPENGWGFEIGTTGSAATGTLAGNNCSYLQQINGAITGNSTVFNCYNVDWEGDATSGTNLHFKINYFLQQTDLFYTTTVSITNNTGAMIPELYYYRNVDPDNNQEVGAGFTTVNTIVDNPPSSVCNLAHVQATQATPWNSYLGFAAIGANWRATYGGFSNRDASNIWNNVGFTQAPGSTNTADEAISLAYKITNLAPGATETFKFLVILDAASANNAINNSLYFTYPGSATSPPSVCTPYVDTVRTCGSAVPISITGPIVGDYTWTWTPTAGLTPPTGPSVIANPIVTTTYTATGTPLNTCVNPVTLTFVVLVTPSTGNNPVIVPVAPVCQTTPAFALAVDSTGGTWLGTGITSPTLGTFDPAIAGPGTHLITYYTNNPCNNIDTLNITVLGSASATITQPAAVCEGTAPFNLVAGAPGGVWSGTGITNTALGTFDPTTAGAFTIQYDIAGTCPSTDTVIVTVNPVFDATITPVGPLCVASPAFNLTAVDAGGAWTGTGITSVGLGTFNPAIAGIGTHTITYTISGPCPAVDTVIVTVLAVYNATITNVGAMCISAPAFNMVAASPGGTWTGTGITNAATGTFDPATAGAGVHTITYTIPGLCGTNDTALVTVVALPVISFTTDTTEGCDPTTISFVGTTDQPGGVFYWDFGVLTTFADTSHLSNPTYQYPTGVYTVSMTYTNTLGCVQNVVSTNLITIHARPVAAFTMNPNPVDIIEPTVNFYDMSSSASPITNWAWVFQPGATSIAQNPVYSYTTEGVYPVELTITNMYGCKDTVVEFLTVNPVYLMYAPNAFTPNGDGLNDVFLVEGEGIDPNNFEMMIFDRWGERIFRSTDMKTGWNGAKNNSGKLVQEDVYVYKIVLKDWAGKRHQFIGHVTIVK
- a CDS encoding PorP/SprF family type IX secretion system membrane protein, whose amino-acid sequence is MKKVILIVGGFLIVGGNVFSQDLHFSQYNENPSLLNPALTGSSYVMRASVIYKDQWRSVTVPYKTFGASFDMKFKASNWDKVDPFKTRTFKKSFNRLSGGLSFYSDKAGDGNMGTNLVNLSFATFIKGGEHSSFSLGLQGSGVQKTIDYSKLIFSNQYNGSTGYDQTIANGEQYGSRSFFYADVAAGLLWNYVKEESSIGENNHIKADAGFAMFHINKPKQKFLVGTNEKLFSKYVVHGKLLIGIPRSNVGVAPSFIYQKQGPTTEIIGGLMVKYYLKDDSKYTGYIKRSSIGLGVYYRYKDAIIANVMVEMGQYAIGFSYDINTSALTKVSTLRGGPEIMLRFNSANPFLFQKRH
- a CDS encoding succinate dehydrogenase cytochrome b subunit, producing MSNTSANFIQSSLGKKLLMGLTGLFLISFLVVHATLNSFIFAMDGGELFNQGALFMATNPIIRIMEIVLFIGIVLHIVQALILTLKNQKARPVKYAVTDGKANSKWYSRSMGILGSLLLMFLVIHLSHFWVGTKAAQFGGTIQEHNTYLEIIEVFHNPLNVLVYLFGVISLGYHLAHGFQSAFQTLGLNHPKYTPVIKKLGLWFSIIITIVFATMPLTVFFGCVK
- a CDS encoding gliding motility-associated C-terminal domain-containing protein, coding for MVKSKFLLSCAMVLAFCAIKTNVNAQITMVGPDGYVAGTSIEFGVRGLGGFEGVDALVSPPPAAMHLRSANNLFGFVANPQLNAWAGSAFDGDFFTPGSPENGWGFEIGTTGSAATGTLGGNNCSYLQQINGAITGSSTVFNCYNMDWEGDATSGTNLHFKINYFLQQTDLFYTTTVSITNNTSAMIPELYYYRNVDPDNNQEIGAGFTTVNTIVDNPPSSLCNLAHVQATQATPWNSYLGFAAIGANWRATYGGFSNRDASNIWNNVGFTQAPGSTNTADEAISLAYKITNLAPGATETFKFLIILDAAAANGAINNSLYFTYPGSGTAPPSVCTPYVDTVRTCGGPVPITITGPIVGDYTWTWTPTAGLTPPTGPSVVANPSVTTTYIATGTPLNSCVTPASLTFVVLITPGGGSNPYITPVGPMCVSDPPVTFAVDSAGGTWTSTPTCGACLNATTGVFNPTLAGAGTYLITYTTLNSCNSTDTMMVTVSGSNPTITAPAAVCAGSAPYTMTAASTGGTWSATCGTCINPTTGLFDPALAGTFTVTYTIAGTCTAVDTQLVVVNPTVPPTTGISYTSPVCIAGANPTLTTVPGFTTGGSYSVTPAGLSIGTTTGAVNLSASSPGTYTITYSFPATGCGPAGSSTTTLVVNPEIIPVLGFTYPTVCATDTADAVPTLAAGFTPGGIFSASPSGVVINPTTGVIDVNNSTPGTYTVSYTVPQDTATCDAAGTGTATFTINPLPSILMGPEQTIWVGDGAWIFATGGTSYSWSPSAYLSCPTCDSTVATPPETTEFCVIVTELGCIDSACVKVNVEIPCPSNRNLGVPNAFSPNNDGVNDAFCLDGWGDCISKFNIVIFDRWGEKVFESADPDFCWDGIYKGKALDPAVFVYFIKATYETAGATPISPTGVVEANRTGNISLVR
- a CDS encoding fumarate reductase/succinate dehydrogenase flavoprotein subunit — encoded protein: MSKLDSKIPEGPLEQKWEKYKSSVALVNPANKRSLEVIVVGSGLAGASAASSLAEMGYKVKVFCFQDSARRAHSIAAQGGINAAKNYQNDGDSTYRLFYDTIKGGDYRAREANVYRLASVSANIIDQCVAMGVPLAREYGGMLSNRSFGGTQVQRTFYAAGQTGQQLLLGAYSGLQRQVGLGTVEMFARHEMLDVVNIDGKCRGIIARDLISGKLERHFGHAVLLCTGGYGNVFYLSTNAMGSNVTAAWKAHKKGAFFGNPCFTQIHPTCIPVSGDHQSKLTLMSESLRNDGRIWVPKKQGDTRKANEIPEEERDYYLERRYPAFGNLVPRDVASRAAKERCDAGYGVGASKMAVYLDYKAAIDRYGRTQAKKLNISNPTTAQLREFGKQVVEEKYGNLFEMYEQITGENPYEVPMRIYPAVHYTMGGLWVDYNLMTTVPGLYALGEANFSDHGANRLGASALMQGLADGYFVIPYTIGAYLSKEIATKAIPTDHEAFVTAEKESQAIIDKLFAIKGTKSVDHFHKRLGKIMWDKCGMARNEKGLKEAIVEIRALREEFWKDVRVPGSANDFNPELEKAGRVADFIELGELMCMDALNRSESCGGHFREESQTEEGEALRKDEEFAYVAAWENKGNHTYELHKEELKFEAIKIAARSYK